One region of Aureibacillus halotolerans genomic DNA includes:
- a CDS encoding HAD-IA family hydrolase yields MYYRYVLFDFDGTLVDSVPLAVRIFNELASTHGFKHIHAKDMRPLKEASIKQKCELLGVPIYKIPQLLHVFRSRYREQLDSLDFIDGIEGVIRTAAEKSYQMGVLSSNDERVIQSFLHKNNAEMFHEIIGRSSLYGKASFLRKFLRQKQLSPKEVLYIGDEERDIFACKETGIDIAAVTWGFEGYEQLYQHKPRYLFTSPSELGRLLNTIDYST; encoded by the coding sequence ATGTACTACCGTTATGTTCTTTTTGATTTTGACGGAACTCTTGTTGATTCTGTGCCTTTAGCGGTTCGCATTTTTAACGAACTGGCTTCCACCCATGGGTTTAAACATATTCACGCAAAGGATATGCGTCCCTTGAAAGAGGCATCAATCAAACAGAAATGTGAGCTCCTTGGTGTTCCAATCTATAAAATTCCACAGCTTCTTCATGTGTTTAGATCGAGGTACCGAGAGCAGCTGGATTCTTTAGACTTTATTGATGGCATCGAAGGGGTGATCCGAACAGCTGCTGAGAAAAGCTATCAGATGGGGGTCCTGTCTTCCAATGATGAGAGAGTAATTCAATCATTTTTACATAAAAACAACGCTGAAATGTTCCATGAAATTATTGGAAGAAGCTCGCTTTATGGGAAGGCTTCTTTCCTGAGAAAATTCCTGCGACAGAAGCAGCTCTCCCCTAAAGAAGTGCTTTATATTGGAGATGAGGAGAGAGATATTTTTGCATGCAAGGAAACAGGCATTGATATTGCAGCCGTCACATGGGGTTTTGAAGGCTATGAGCAACTTTATCAACATAAGCCAAGATACCTCTTTACTTCCCCATCGGAGCTTGGTAGACTTTTGAATACTATAGACTACTCGACATGA
- a CDS encoding HPr family phosphocarrier protein — protein MKRIEKSILVERQFDQKTTVDFCQLTSGFSADIKLLKGTFVIDAKSMMGLLALPIRKGAEFNVQVEGADAEDAAKAVEGYLTGTDK, from the coding sequence ATGAAGCGAATTGAGAAAAGCATTCTTGTGGAGCGACAATTTGACCAAAAAACAACCGTGGATTTTTGTCAATTGACGAGCGGCTTTTCCGCCGATATCAAGTTGTTGAAAGGAACTTTTGTAATCGATGCAAAAAGCATGATGGGCCTTTTAGCGCTTCCAATTCGCAAAGGTGCAGAGTTCAACGTCCAAGTAGAAGGCGCCGATGCAGAGGATGCAGCAAAAGCTGTTGAAGGGTATTTAACGGGAACCGACAAGTAA
- a CDS encoding GNAT family N-acetyltransferase yields the protein MYSKKMPANDVHISASDRVHLRLTRMSDVPALYKLITAHRSQLREWLGWVDYATGPDYVTKFVQRSIDQFRRNDGFQACILYDDIIVGSIGFHSIDWFNRNASLGYWLAGSYTGNGIMTTATKAMIDYAFSAYGLHRVEIRCATKNEKSIRIPERFGFQQEGLLHEVEWLPSGYVDHIVYGLLKKNWKNARTTF from the coding sequence ATGTATTCTAAAAAAATGCCAGCGAATGATGTGCACATTTCAGCCTCCGATCGGGTCCATCTAAGATTGACACGCATGTCTGATGTGCCTGCGCTCTACAAGCTCATTACCGCCCACAGAAGTCAATTGCGTGAGTGGTTAGGGTGGGTGGATTATGCCACAGGACCTGATTATGTGACAAAGTTTGTTCAACGCTCGATCGATCAGTTCCGTCGAAATGATGGGTTTCAAGCCTGCATTCTCTACGATGACATCATTGTAGGCAGTATTGGCTTTCACTCAATTGATTGGTTTAATCGCAATGCCAGTCTAGGGTATTGGCTTGCAGGTTCTTACACGGGCAATGGGATTATGACAACGGCAACGAAAGCGATGATAGATTATGCATTTTCTGCGTACGGACTTCATCGTGTGGAAATACGCTGTGCAACTAAAAATGAGAAAAGTATCCGCATCCCAGAACGTTTTGGGTTCCAACAAGAAGGTCTCCTTCATGAAGTTGAGTGGCTGCCATCGGGATATGTGGATCATATTGTCTATGGACTATTAAAAAAGAATTGGAAGAACGCACGCACAACGTTCTGA
- a CDS encoding M50 family metallopeptidase — MTAVIFLAFLALVVPLTIVIHEMAHAISARIMGASEATIVIGGGKILLQLQCFQVLFQLRLFWFLGAYSKTNADQLSSVAKITISFAGPAVNLLIALLLFDGEHSDTFLNLTAAFNLWIGIVNLVPFKVGSRSSDGWQMVSQVIQLMRRGA; from the coding sequence GTGACAGCAGTCATTTTCTTAGCCTTTCTTGCTCTGGTCGTTCCATTAACGATTGTCATTCATGAAATGGCCCATGCCATTAGTGCACGAATTATGGGAGCTTCAGAAGCAACCATCGTCATAGGTGGGGGTAAAATACTGCTTCAATTACAATGCTTTCAGGTCCTCTTTCAGCTACGACTGTTTTGGTTTTTAGGGGCCTATTCAAAGACCAATGCTGATCAGTTATCGAGCGTCGCAAAAATCACGATCTCCTTTGCTGGACCTGCCGTCAACTTGCTTATTGCGCTCCTTCTTTTTGACGGCGAGCATAGTGATACCTTCCTTAATCTCACGGCGGCGTTTAATCTGTGGATAGGAATTGTCAACTTGGTTCCGTTTAAAGTGGGCTCACGTTCAAGTGATGGGTGGCAAATGGTATCTCAGGTAATTCAATTGATGAGAAGAGGGGCGTAG
- a CDS encoding DUF1871 family protein, producing MFQELVIEKLKQWDPFLLGEDFYETEPVDVLQELMSSANEKMLANKIQFIYAQSFDEDIPLEKCQMIASELIVLKEASSCERM from the coding sequence ATGTTTCAAGAACTAGTGATTGAAAAGCTTAAACAATGGGACCCGTTCCTCCTTGGTGAGGACTTTTACGAGACAGAACCTGTCGACGTATTACAGGAACTAATGAGTTCAGCAAACGAAAAAATGCTCGCCAATAAGATTCAATTTATTTATGCCCAATCGTTCGATGAGGATATCCCCCTCGAGAAATGCCAAATGATCGCATCTGAACTGATCGTTTTAAAAGAAGCATCAAGCTGTGAAAGGATGTAG
- a CDS encoding MalY/PatB family protein — translation MLNFDDQINRINSSSLKWDNTKKRFGHDNLLPMWIADMDFKAPEPVLHAIQDRISHGIFGYTDVSTEAVDAILQWYETRHETTLQREWLTYSPSVVASLAIAVNAYSEPGDSCLIQTPVYPPFFDVVKNNDRELITNPLKLENDRYGIDFEDLEVKLAQKPKLMILCSPHNPVARVWSQEELLRILDLCLTYDVLLISDEIHADLVFSPNKHTMALQLDERYHDHIICCLSPSKTFNLAGLQASVVAIPNKRHRAAFNKYYSRFGLSQLNTLGMTAMATAYGQGADWLDELLTYLAENVRIVEQFIEEELPNVKLIKPEATYLLWLDFSSLELSDDELNQLLLSKGGIAMNAGTSFGSEGSGFMRLNIACPSAVVREGMERIKKAVTSLA, via the coding sequence TTGCTTAACTTCGACGATCAAATTAATCGCATCAATTCATCTTCTCTAAAATGGGACAACACGAAAAAACGGTTCGGTCATGACAATCTGTTGCCAATGTGGATTGCCGATATGGACTTTAAAGCGCCTGAACCTGTTCTTCATGCCATACAAGATAGAATTAGCCACGGCATCTTTGGGTATACCGATGTATCCACCGAAGCCGTGGATGCCATTTTGCAATGGTACGAAACACGTCACGAGACAACGCTCCAACGCGAATGGCTAACGTATAGCCCAAGTGTCGTCGCTTCACTTGCGATTGCAGTCAACGCATACTCTGAACCTGGAGACTCTTGTCTGATACAAACACCCGTTTATCCACCATTTTTCGATGTCGTGAAAAACAATGATCGTGAGCTAATAACCAATCCGTTAAAGCTCGAAAACGACAGGTATGGAATCGACTTTGAGGATTTAGAGGTTAAATTGGCTCAAAAACCAAAGCTGATGATCCTATGCAGCCCTCATAATCCTGTAGCACGGGTTTGGTCACAAGAAGAATTATTAAGGATTCTTGACCTTTGTTTGACATATGACGTCCTGCTGATTTCCGATGAAATTCATGCAGACCTCGTCTTTTCACCAAACAAGCATACGATGGCATTGCAATTGGATGAACGCTACCATGATCATATCATTTGCTGTCTTTCCCCAAGCAAAACGTTTAATTTAGCTGGGCTACAGGCGTCGGTCGTTGCAATACCAAACAAACGCCATCGGGCCGCCTTTAACAAGTACTACAGTCGCTTTGGTCTTTCCCAATTAAATACGTTAGGGATGACTGCTATGGCTACAGCCTATGGTCAAGGGGCTGATTGGCTCGATGAATTACTCACCTATTTGGCAGAAAACGTGCGTATCGTTGAGCAATTTATTGAAGAAGAGCTTCCTAATGTGAAGCTGATTAAGCCAGAAGCGACTTATTTGCTGTGGCTTGACTTCTCTTCTTTAGAGCTTTCCGATGACGAGCTAAATCAACTATTACTCTCAAAAGGTGGCATTGCCATGAACGCAGGAACATCTTTTGGCTCTGAAGGCAGTGGTTTCATGCGCTTGAACATCGCATGTCCATCCGCTGTTGTTAGGGAAGGTATGGAACGGATTAAAAAAGCAGTGACTTCACTAGCATAA
- a CDS encoding phosphotransferase, producing MHFSLENNTEIPIENKVDQIHTCIQKIFRNAAVKLVSITCDDIGYKQPNFTTFGIFRLHGYVKLHDECKPWCVVLKIIKPESAEKDNVAHHNYWRREALVFETGVLKELPNSISATESYLVEEQQDGTIWLWMEYVKGEYANTVEEFSYIARQLGRFNGAYLKGINTVPDHQWICKNWLKSWTTSCRLYAPNIEAYASRISTDNEQRIWTWNQELLENIDSSLETLKQLPHVLAHQDLSQMNMLLVKKELSELQLVLIDWQFMSSSGVGEDVGKLFGVNMSLGIIPPDQYSRFQTSLYIAYLEGLRDMGWAGNEDLVRYGFCLSIALRSVWEVPQFFYLLAQAEDEPNNHEFKERLKRLDTIITGQKQMALEADSLRLKLKS from the coding sequence ATGCACTTTTCGTTGGAAAATAATACTGAAATACCTATAGAGAATAAGGTTGATCAGATCCACACTTGTATTCAAAAGATCTTTAGAAACGCAGCTGTCAAACTTGTATCAATTACTTGTGACGACATCGGTTATAAACAACCAAACTTTACGACATTTGGGATATTCCGCTTGCATGGTTATGTAAAGCTACATGACGAATGTAAACCGTGGTGCGTTGTTTTAAAAATCATTAAACCAGAGTCAGCCGAGAAAGATAACGTTGCACATCACAACTACTGGCGCAGAGAAGCACTTGTTTTTGAAACAGGGGTTTTGAAAGAACTCCCGAATTCCATTAGCGCTACTGAAAGCTATTTGGTTGAAGAACAACAAGATGGTACCATTTGGCTCTGGATGGAATATGTAAAAGGCGAATACGCAAATACAGTTGAGGAGTTTTCTTATATTGCTCGACAGCTAGGTCGTTTTAATGGGGCATATCTTAAGGGCATTAATACCGTGCCTGATCATCAATGGATATGCAAAAATTGGCTCAAGTCATGGACAACCTCATGCCGCTTGTATGCGCCTAATATAGAGGCGTATGCAAGCCGAATATCGACGGACAATGAACAAAGAATATGGACCTGGAACCAAGAACTTCTCGAAAACATTGATTCTTCATTAGAAACGCTCAAACAGCTTCCACATGTACTAGCACATCAAGATTTAAGTCAAATGAATATGCTACTCGTAAAAAAAGAGTTGAGCGAGTTACAGTTAGTGCTCATCGACTGGCAGTTCATGAGTAGTTCAGGAGTAGGAGAAGACGTAGGCAAGTTATTTGGCGTAAACATGAGTCTTGGAATTATTCCGCCTGATCAATATTCAAGGTTTCAAACCTCTCTATATATTGCATACTTAGAAGGGCTGCGAGATATGGGTTGGGCGGGAAATGAAGACTTAGTGAGATATGGCTTTTGTTTAAGCATCGCTTTGAGGAGTGTGTGGGAAGTCCCACAGTTCTTTTATCTATTAGCACAAGCAGAGGATGAACCAAACAACCATGAATTCAAAGAGAGACTTAAGCGGCTTGACACGATTATTACTGGACAAAAGCAAATGGCGTTGGAAGCTGATTCTCTTAGACTTAAATTGAAGTCATGA
- a CDS encoding superoxide dismutase family protein: MKKITIGIICSLGLCAAGCGTDNVTAKDVTFFNADGDKIGIANVSKAAKGVKIHIDVRGLATGPHGLHIHEYGSCEGPDFKSAGSHFNPDEKEHGLLNAKGAHAGDLPNIEADNDGRIAIDLEAQNVTLDKEKKNSLIRPDGTSFIIQEEADDGMTQPAGDGGARVACGLISEKVKQK; the protein is encoded by the coding sequence TTGAAGAAAATAACGATCGGCATTATTTGTAGTCTTGGCCTATGCGCAGCAGGGTGTGGAACCGACAATGTAACAGCGAAAGACGTCACTTTCTTCAATGCAGATGGCGATAAAATTGGTATAGCCAATGTATCAAAAGCAGCAAAAGGTGTAAAAATCCATATTGATGTGCGTGGATTAGCTACGGGTCCACACGGATTGCATATACACGAATATGGGTCTTGTGAGGGGCCGGATTTTAAATCAGCCGGGAGTCATTTTAATCCTGACGAAAAGGAGCATGGCTTGTTAAACGCCAAAGGAGCTCATGCGGGAGATTTGCCTAATATTGAAGCAGACAACGATGGGCGCATTGCCATCGATCTTGAGGCACAAAATGTGACGCTAGATAAAGAGAAAAAGAATTCATTAATTCGACCAGACGGTACGTCGTTCATCATTCAGGAAGAAGCCGACGATGGCATGACCCAGCCTGCTGGGGATGGCGGTGCCAGGGTAGCATGTGGGCTAATCAGTGAAAAAGTAAAACAAAAGTGA
- the kapB gene encoding sporulation phosphorelay system protein KapB — translation MSEYTIGSIVKGRYKTGSYVGEITAVKQGTVVVRVLAVRTHPTQGDLHQPNTGNVPFFQERKALAKNEQANMAIHTIQPFHEDVPDYKTSLKNALSRLENQLLEHTDALFRDRSLTALNSLKSDYGIESS, via the coding sequence ATGTCAGAGTATACAATAGGGTCCATCGTTAAAGGGCGATATAAAACGGGGAGCTATGTAGGGGAAATAACTGCGGTTAAACAAGGAACCGTGGTCGTCCGCGTTTTGGCTGTGCGAACACACCCTACACAAGGCGATCTCCATCAACCAAACACAGGAAATGTCCCCTTCTTTCAAGAGCGCAAAGCCCTTGCAAAAAATGAGCAAGCCAATATGGCGATACATACCATCCAGCCCTTTCACGAGGACGTGCCGGATTATAAAACATCTTTAAAGAATGCCTTAAGCAGGTTGGAAAACCAACTGTTAGAACATACTGATGCATTGTTTCGTGATCGGTCGCTCACCGCATTAAACAGTTTAAAAAGCGATTATGGCATCGAATCGAGTTGA
- a CDS encoding phosphocarrier protein HPr, with product MIEKTFAITNDTGLHARPATQLVNKAGQYQADINISYNDKSVNLKSIMGVMSLGVPKGATVKLSADGRDEQEAIEGLTEAITAELGEEA from the coding sequence ATGATTGAAAAAACATTTGCGATTACGAATGACACAGGTTTGCATGCACGTCCTGCAACACAGTTAGTGAACAAAGCAGGTCAATACCAAGCAGACATCAATATCTCATACAATGACAAGTCAGTAAACCTGAAGTCGATTATGGGTGTCATGTCCCTTGGTGTACCTAAAGGCGCGACAGTGAAGTTAAGTGCAGATGGCCGAGATGAGCAAGAGGCTATCGAAGGACTCACAGAAGCCATCACTGCAGAGCTTGGCGAAGAGGCGTAA
- a CDS encoding GNAT family N-acetyltransferase, whose product MTDLTIRSLTTSDEIAYQAMDNGLAHDYMLSIFSDLVSSKTGELYGLFQDNHTLLATAGYTLHKDHAMIGRLRTAVPARGKGYAKTILRFALEGALAHPDVRWVGAYTAKNNVASQAVLNSIGLQPLVTLSTHLIRPDRIPLLQQQMTWTKSGTPFLNFTEASTTLTTEAYYPYPYNDSHVINHYLAEALCYTHTPSGKYVFFSFDEKDDSFLLMNTPCPSVLQDPDLWTLAMQLAKDHSRVLRFDAEWPLSESIPLSTEMYTVEEPWMVFEVSPFVLEGLNR is encoded by the coding sequence TTGACCGACTTAACGATCCGTTCATTAACAACGTCAGACGAGATTGCTTATCAAGCGATGGATAATGGACTTGCGCATGATTATATGTTGTCTATTTTTAGTGATCTGGTTTCATCGAAAACAGGAGAGCTTTACGGTCTTTTTCAAGATAACCACACACTTTTGGCTACAGCTGGGTATACGCTTCATAAGGATCATGCAATGATTGGCCGTTTACGAACAGCCGTCCCTGCCAGAGGCAAAGGGTACGCAAAGACTATCCTTCGTTTTGCTCTTGAAGGGGCTCTGGCTCACCCTGATGTTCGCTGGGTTGGCGCCTACACTGCTAAAAACAACGTCGCTTCACAAGCTGTACTGAATTCGATCGGCTTACAACCTTTAGTAACGTTGTCAACACATCTTATCCGACCAGATCGTATTCCGTTGTTACAACAACAGATGACATGGACAAAAAGCGGCACCCCTTTTCTAAACTTTACGGAAGCTAGTACTACATTAACAACGGAAGCTTATTATCCATACCCTTACAATGATTCACATGTCATCAATCACTATCTTGCTGAGGCTCTGTGTTATACACATACACCCTCAGGTAAATACGTTTTTTTCAGCTTCGATGAAAAGGATGATTCCTTTCTCCTGATGAACACGCCTTGCCCTTCCGTTCTCCAGGATCCAGATCTATGGACACTGGCAATGCAGCTTGCTAAAGATCATTCTCGCGTCCTCCGTTTCGATGCTGAATGGCCTCTATCAGAAAGCATTCCTCTCTCGACAGAAATGTATACTGTGGAGGAGCCGTGGATGGTTTTTGAGGTGTCCCCCTTTGTCCTAGAGGGATTAAATAGGTAA
- a CDS encoding biotin transporter BioY codes for MQQANRPTYTLTLIALFAALMAIGSNITSWFPFFKVGEVPITLQTFIAILSGALLGKKKGSAAILLYLAIGFCGLPVFSQFRSGPSIVVDPTFGFLLSFPIAAWVTGYWCEKHAPKMKHYVTGALLGCAINYFVGTNLMYLSLITIAEAPPQFSYWMAWLWMLPPLPKDIILSIVAASIALRVYKAIPHLLPKSTSIGNSP; via the coding sequence TTGCAACAAGCGAATCGTCCAACATACACACTAACGCTCATCGCTTTATTCGCTGCATTAATGGCAATAGGTTCAAACATTACGTCATGGTTTCCTTTTTTTAAGGTTGGAGAGGTTCCAATTACCCTTCAAACATTCATTGCCATACTGTCAGGGGCGCTGCTTGGGAAAAAGAAAGGCAGTGCAGCCATTCTTCTTTATTTGGCGATTGGCTTTTGCGGGTTGCCGGTATTTTCTCAATTTAGAAGTGGACCGAGCATTGTTGTTGATCCAACATTTGGTTTTTTGCTTTCGTTCCCCATAGCTGCTTGGGTAACAGGTTATTGGTGTGAAAAGCATGCGCCAAAAATGAAGCATTACGTAACCGGTGCTTTACTTGGCTGTGCGATAAATTATTTCGTTGGAACGAATTTAATGTATCTGTCTCTGATCACTATCGCCGAAGCTCCTCCTCAATTTAGTTATTGGATGGCTTGGCTTTGGATGCTTCCCCCATTGCCTAAAGATATTATTTTAAGCATTGTTGCAGCGTCGATTGCTTTAAGAGTGTATAAAGCTATCCCACATCTATTGCCTAAGTCAACTTCTATTGGCAACAGTCCTTAG
- a CDS encoding leucyl aminopeptidase codes for MNVQIEKKPLSIDLQMDVLAIGTEESERLTAQSPLHKAYAALFTEESLERWRKTKAIEKVHTFANTGVKSLYFTMPSSKQQTRLALKKAFGKLIKLWVTEERSSVGIALDTYATTSRSIVEVADIFAEALELASYKLPSYKASSSVYKGIENVMIITDAPKEDVQKAIQKGKAYGAGTCFARQLVNLPANELTATALAEQALTLADTYSFEATILEKADMERLGMGALLAVNQGSVEPPKMIVLSYKGDPSSDDTVALIGKGITFDTGGYSIKTKDGLVGMKADMGGAGAVLGAMQVIGELQPKKNVLCVIPSTDNMISASAFKPDDVVRAMNGMTIEIKNTDAEGRLALADAVAYSVSKGATEIIDVATLTGGVTVALGDTTTGAMTNNEELYKEVEQAAKTCDEPIWLLPSFDTYKERVRSSDIADLNNSPGRLAHPIMGGLFVGEFTSGKPWVHLDIAGTATTSSAHALGPKGATGVMVRTLANFICNA; via the coding sequence GTGAATGTTCAAATTGAAAAGAAACCATTATCGATAGACTTACAAATGGATGTCCTGGCGATTGGCACAGAGGAATCCGAAAGGTTGACTGCACAATCACCGCTTCATAAAGCGTATGCGGCTTTATTCACGGAGGAGTCTCTAGAACGCTGGAGAAAAACCAAAGCGATTGAGAAGGTCCACACGTTTGCCAACACAGGCGTAAAATCGCTGTATTTTACGATGCCTTCTTCCAAACAACAAACGAGATTGGCTTTAAAGAAAGCTTTCGGAAAACTGATAAAGCTATGGGTCACAGAGGAACGCAGCTCTGTAGGAATTGCTTTAGATACATATGCAACAACTTCCCGCTCAATAGTTGAAGTAGCTGATATTTTTGCAGAGGCGTTGGAGCTTGCTTCTTACAAGCTCCCTAGCTATAAAGCAAGCTCTAGTGTCTACAAGGGGATCGAAAATGTGATGATTATCACAGATGCTCCTAAGGAAGATGTTCAGAAAGCAATCCAAAAAGGCAAAGCCTATGGCGCAGGGACTTGTTTTGCGCGACAACTTGTCAATTTACCAGCGAATGAATTAACTGCCACTGCCCTTGCAGAACAGGCGTTAACTTTGGCAGATACCTATTCATTTGAAGCAACCATCTTAGAAAAAGCGGACATGGAGCGTTTAGGGATGGGTGCACTGTTGGCTGTGAATCAAGGGTCAGTTGAACCGCCTAAAATGATCGTCTTGTCCTATAAAGGAGATCCATCGAGCGATGACACCGTTGCGCTCATTGGCAAAGGCATTACCTTTGATACAGGTGGCTACTCCATCAAAACAAAGGACGGTCTAGTTGGAATGAAGGCTGATATGGGTGGTGCAGGGGCTGTGCTTGGAGCGATGCAAGTGATTGGTGAGCTTCAGCCTAAGAAAAACGTCCTTTGTGTGATTCCATCGACAGACAACATGATTAGTGCCAGTGCATTCAAACCAGATGATGTGGTGCGGGCAATGAATGGGATGACCATTGAGATCAAAAATACGGACGCAGAGGGACGCCTCGCCCTTGCAGACGCAGTGGCGTATAGTGTGTCAAAGGGAGCGACAGAAATTATTGATGTGGCCACACTCACTGGTGGTGTGACCGTTGCTCTTGGAGATACGACAACTGGAGCGATGACAAACAACGAAGAGCTCTACAAAGAGGTTGAACAAGCAGCAAAGACTTGTGATGAGCCAATTTGGTTATTGCCTTCCTTTGACACCTATAAGGAGCGGGTTCGTAGCAGTGATATAGCTGACTTGAATAATTCACCTGGGCGACTGGCACACCCGATTATGGGAGGATTATTTGTAGGGGAATTTACTTCAGGGAAACCGTGGGTCCATCTAGATATTGCAGGCACAGCGACAACGTCAAGTGCGCATGCTCTTGGACCAAAAGGAGCCACTGGCGTTATGGTGCGTACGTTAGCGAACTTTATTTGCAACGCATAA
- a CDS encoding divergent PAP2 family protein: protein MKALDIFSNFPLWASLFSILFAQVVKVPIEFVTSRKISIALVTSTGGMPSSHSAAVTALATGVGLVEGFGSTYFAISCVFAVIVMFDATGVRRHAGEQATVLNKLVSDFNHFVHEAKQWPDKKEKEKIKELKELLGHQPIEVFFGGITGIVLTLCLYYFGLKPA, encoded by the coding sequence ATGAAAGCTTTGGATATTTTCTCGAATTTCCCGTTGTGGGCATCACTGTTTTCAATTTTATTTGCTCAAGTTGTTAAAGTACCGATTGAATTCGTAACGTCACGAAAAATATCAATCGCTCTTGTGACAAGTACGGGAGGAATGCCAAGCTCACACTCAGCGGCAGTGACCGCTTTAGCAACAGGAGTCGGTCTCGTTGAAGGTTTTGGCTCGACGTATTTCGCCATTTCTTGTGTGTTTGCTGTGATTGTCATGTTTGACGCCACTGGTGTTCGACGTCACGCAGGAGAGCAGGCCACTGTTCTTAATAAGCTCGTTTCTGATTTTAACCACTTCGTCCACGAAGCAAAGCAATGGCCTGACAAGAAAGAGAAAGAAAAAATTAAAGAGCTTAAGGAATTGTTAGGACATCAACCGATTGAAGTCTTTTTTGGTGGCATAACAGGCATCGTCTTGACCCTTTGCCTTTATTACTTTGGACTTAAACCTGCATAA
- a CDS encoding 3D domain-containing protein: MKNVRPFIRRMGIMLFFIAALLTTYSSVSNVKAKDLMQWAYPGDHVQQGNYAHHHSTSLQQKTIPKTTRHEVRASSIVEALPVFEEGGDSYEQFPSYNVTATGYTAGVESTGKAPGHPLYGITYSGVKVQRDLYSTIAADPNVFPIGTILYIPNYGYGVVADTGNAIKGSKIDLYYETVDDVYEQWGKQNVNVYVVKKGDGSLTQQQFSALNEQKAVQVLRQQFHQKENIS; the protein is encoded by the coding sequence TTGAAAAATGTGAGACCTTTCATTCGGAGAATGGGCATCATGCTATTTTTTATCGCTGCCCTGTTGACAACGTATTCGTCTGTATCCAACGTAAAAGCAAAGGATTTAATGCAGTGGGCCTATCCGGGAGATCATGTTCAGCAAGGCAACTATGCACATCATCACTCCACAAGCCTACAGCAAAAAACAATCCCGAAAACAACTCGACATGAAGTGAGAGCTTCCAGCATTGTTGAAGCATTGCCTGTATTTGAAGAAGGTGGTGATTCCTATGAACAATTCCCATCATACAACGTAACGGCAACTGGATATACAGCTGGTGTTGAATCGACGGGAAAAGCACCTGGGCATCCTTTATACGGGATTACGTATTCAGGTGTCAAGGTTCAACGCGATCTGTATTCAACGATTGCCGCCGACCCCAATGTGTTTCCTATTGGAACCATTTTGTATATCCCCAATTACGGGTACGGTGTTGTTGCTGATACGGGGAACGCGATCAAAGGATCAAAAATAGACCTTTACTATGAAACGGTTGACGATGTATACGAGCAATGGGGAAAACAAAACGTCAATGTGTATGTAGTGAAAAAAGGCGATGGATCTTTAACACAACAACAGTTTTCGGCATTAAATGAACAGAAAGCTGTACAAGTGTTACGACAACAATTCCATCAAAAAGAAAACATCTCCTAA
- a CDS encoding YuiB family protein, protein MMALPVVVISVVLFFVLFFGIGFLLNMILRKTWVMAFVYPVVIVWIVGELPLTSYLTDASTSFSTVYENILLMKSVDIIILSMGFVGALGSGVVIRMLRSRGYQMF, encoded by the coding sequence ATTATGGCTTTACCAGTGGTCGTTATATCAGTCGTTTTATTTTTTGTGCTGTTTTTTGGCATTGGTTTCTTATTGAATATGATCTTGCGAAAAACATGGGTCATGGCTTTTGTCTATCCAGTCGTGATCGTATGGATTGTTGGTGAACTCCCGTTAACAAGCTATCTTACTGACGCATCCACGAGTTTTTCCACAGTGTACGAAAACATTCTGTTAATGAAATCTGTTGATATCATTATTTTATCAATGGGGTTTGTCGGTGCGCTTGGATCAGGGGTCGTCATTCGTATGCTGCGAAGTCGAGGGTATCAGATGTTTTAA